A window of the Sphingomonas piscis genome harbors these coding sequences:
- a CDS encoding putative bifunctional diguanylate cyclase/phosphodiesterase, whose product MTRARFGPHYPRVLVSARKAIQRMRAHALEWLVVLGLIMTVTAVSCRDQLTTQTVAIGPKDSGTLFYPYAYNDALRGGHSKIVPQEGLGWACSLPGAYAYPFCGFGLLFDTAHKGQGIDLSGFGTMNIDLEYQGRAEFLRIILKNRPNGRPDLLARVGEMISQSTVAVRAGRQTAHVELTDFVVAEWWKEKAKLPSDQLRPEFGNIVALEFVTSNDSRAGQHHIRIKSITFDRQIISTEAFFGMIATCWMMIALFWLLRRQEMEARLKRRLAINTLNNVPEIIWSVGPGGRPDYVSRQWSELYGGDPRSLLGRGWLRHVHPDDRRPTISAWQEATLTGQPFEAEFRARLPDETFRWTSVRARPELDDTGAVRRWYGSCTDVNERVEATQALKSSELLHRGILEASADCICILSAEGLIEYTNAPGLKAAEIDSLDDIRGKHWTEFWQRKSKTMINGALARAREGDTVRFRSFCPTAKGSPRWWDVVLTPMLDEDGTVKGLLAICRDVTSDREKSEQLKWASEHDALTSLPNRRAFQARLQAATLRAMITGEALGLMLIDLDHFKHVNDSLGHAAGDEVLETVATRLKAALRDSDFVARVGGDEFAVILENIRSGEDALALGHKMFAALQAPVPIAGRALSTGASIGGALFPQDADSANDLFKSADTALYALKGSGRGGTMMFDRYMLAGVERAASQLGRARSAISEQNVVPVYQPKIEVSSGKLVGFEALLRWRDPAKGLQLPSTVQEAFKDYELATKIGELMQRRCAQDVRSWMDRGLQFGRVSINAAPAEFLRNDYAERLLAVLEEQRVPPHLIDVEVTEHALLDHGPEYVARALAQLKAAGVTISLDDFGTGYSSLSHLRDFPVDQVKIDMSFVQRMSEDEEIAAIVAAVVNLARSISIDVVAEGVETPVQLELLKVMGCRFAQGHLFSSAIEEAELAEMLKERAAAA is encoded by the coding sequence ATGACACGCGCCCGCTTCGGCCCGCATTACCCACGAGTTCTCGTCTCTGCTCGCAAGGCAATCCAGCGGATGCGCGCCCACGCGCTCGAATGGCTGGTAGTCCTGGGCCTCATAATGACGGTTACCGCCGTCAGCTGCCGCGATCAGCTCACCACCCAGACCGTTGCCATCGGTCCGAAGGACTCGGGCACTCTCTTCTACCCTTACGCCTACAACGACGCCCTGCGCGGCGGCCATTCGAAGATCGTGCCTCAAGAGGGGCTTGGGTGGGCTTGCTCCCTGCCGGGCGCCTACGCCTACCCGTTCTGCGGTTTCGGACTGTTGTTCGATACTGCGCACAAGGGTCAGGGAATCGACCTGTCCGGTTTTGGCACCATGAACATCGACCTGGAATATCAGGGTCGCGCCGAGTTCCTCCGCATCATTTTGAAAAATCGGCCGAACGGCCGTCCAGACCTTCTCGCGAGGGTGGGCGAGATGATCAGCCAGTCGACCGTGGCGGTGCGGGCTGGCCGTCAGACGGCTCATGTCGAGCTTACCGACTTCGTTGTCGCCGAATGGTGGAAGGAGAAGGCCAAGCTCCCGTCCGACCAGCTCCGTCCCGAGTTCGGGAATATCGTCGCGCTGGAGTTCGTCACCAGCAACGACAGCCGAGCGGGTCAGCATCATATTCGCATCAAAAGCATCACGTTCGACCGCCAGATCATCAGCACCGAAGCCTTCTTCGGAATGATCGCGACTTGCTGGATGATGATTGCTCTGTTCTGGCTGCTGCGACGACAGGAAATGGAAGCGCGGCTGAAGCGGCGCTTGGCGATCAACACCTTGAACAATGTTCCGGAGATCATCTGGTCCGTCGGCCCCGGCGGTCGCCCCGATTATGTGAGTCGCCAATGGTCCGAACTTTATGGCGGCGATCCTCGCTCGCTGCTGGGACGCGGATGGCTCCGGCACGTCCACCCCGACGATCGCCGTCCAACAATCAGCGCCTGGCAGGAAGCAACACTCACAGGTCAGCCGTTCGAGGCGGAGTTCCGGGCGAGGCTGCCGGATGAGACCTTTCGCTGGACCTCGGTGCGTGCCCGTCCCGAGCTGGACGATACGGGTGCCGTTCGCCGCTGGTACGGGTCGTGCACCGACGTCAATGAAAGGGTGGAAGCCACACAAGCGCTAAAGAGCAGCGAGTTGCTCCATCGCGGCATCCTGGAAGCCAGCGCCGATTGCATCTGCATCCTCAGTGCCGAGGGCCTGATTGAATATACCAATGCGCCAGGGCTCAAAGCGGCCGAGATCGATTCGCTCGACGATATTCGAGGCAAGCACTGGACGGAGTTCTGGCAGCGCAAGTCAAAGACGATGATCAATGGTGCGCTCGCCCGGGCGCGCGAGGGCGACACCGTCCGCTTTCGGTCATTTTGCCCGACCGCCAAGGGCTCGCCGCGCTGGTGGGACGTCGTTCTGACGCCGATGCTCGACGAGGATGGCACGGTGAAAGGGCTGCTCGCCATCTGCCGCGACGTCACCAGCGACCGGGAGAAATCGGAACAATTGAAGTGGGCGAGCGAGCATGACGCCCTGACCTCACTTCCCAATCGGCGGGCCTTCCAGGCCAGGCTGCAGGCAGCGACGCTGCGGGCGATGATCACGGGCGAAGCGCTCGGGCTGATGCTGATCGACCTCGACCACTTCAAGCATGTCAATGACAGTCTAGGTCATGCGGCTGGCGACGAGGTGCTGGAAACCGTCGCGACCCGCCTCAAGGCCGCGCTCCGCGACAGCGACTTCGTCGCACGCGTCGGCGGCGATGAGTTTGCGGTGATTCTTGAAAACATCCGGTCGGGCGAAGATGCGCTCGCGCTTGGTCACAAGATGTTCGCGGCATTGCAGGCGCCGGTGCCGATTGCCGGCCGCGCGTTGAGCACTGGGGCCAGCATTGGCGGCGCTCTATTCCCTCAAGACGCCGACAGCGCCAACGACCTGTTCAAAAGCGCGGATACAGCGCTTTACGCGCTCAAAGGATCGGGACGCGGCGGAACCATGATGTTCGATCGCTACATGCTCGCGGGTGTGGAGAGGGCGGCGTCGCAACTCGGGCGCGCTCGCAGCGCCATCAGTGAGCAAAACGTCGTTCCCGTCTACCAGCCCAAGATCGAGGTGAGCAGCGGTAAGCTGGTCGGCTTCGAAGCGCTGTTACGCTGGCGCGACCCGGCCAAGGGGCTTCAGCTTCCCTCGACCGTCCAGGAAGCCTTCAAGGATTACGAACTTGCGACCAAGATAGGTGAGCTGATGCAGCGCCGCTGCGCGCAGGACGTGCGCTCTTGGATGGATCGTGGACTTCAATTCGGGCGGGTGTCGATCAACGCCGCTCCCGCGGAATTTCTGCGCAACGACTATGCGGAACGATTGCTTGCAGTGCTTGAAGAACAACGAGTTCCGCCGCACCTGATCGATGTCGAGGTGACGGAACACGCCCTTCTCGATCATGGCCCCGAATATGTTGCGAGGGCTCTCGCCCAATTGAAGGCAGCCGGTGTTACCATTTCGCTCGATGACTTCGGGACTGGTTACTCCTCCTTGTCGCACCTGCGCGACTTTCCCGTCGACCAGGTGAAGATCGACATGAGCTTCGTTCAGCGGATGAGCGAGGACGAGGAGATTGCCGCCATTGTCGCTGCGGTGGTCAATCTCGCCCGAAGCATCTCCATCGACGTGGTCGCCGAGGGCGTGGAGACGCCGGTTCAGTTGGAGCTGCTAAAAGTGATGGGCTGCCGGTTTGCCCAGGGTCATCTGTTCAGCAGTGCGATCGAGGAAGCCGAGTTGGCCGAGATGCTGAAGGAGCGTGCGGCGGCTGCCTGA
- a CDS encoding helix-hairpin-helix domain-containing protein → MDLLNPDYLPFVIVAVLIGVILGFLLFRPRQKVRLSDETPLRPHVASRNVSPLAPPPAGTVSAATPADADDFQRMKGVGPKLAQLLHAHGLHSFADVAELDDAQLASLDEKLGTFRGRLQRDRVRDQARFLASGDVDGFREQFGNLRPS, encoded by the coding sequence ATGGATCTCCTGAACCCCGACTATCTGCCTTTCGTCATTGTCGCCGTCCTGATCGGCGTCATCCTAGGCTTTCTTCTCTTTCGCCCGCGGCAAAAGGTACGCCTTAGCGACGAGACGCCGCTTAGACCGCACGTCGCTTCAAGAAATGTATCGCCGCTTGCTCCGCCGCCAGCGGGCACGGTCTCGGCTGCAACGCCAGCCGACGCAGACGACTTTCAGCGGATGAAGGGCGTTGGTCCAAAGCTCGCCCAATTACTGCACGCGCACGGCCTGCACAGCTTTGCCGACGTTGCCGAGCTTGACGACGCGCAGCTGGCGTCGTTGGACGAGAAGCTCGGTACCTTTCGCGGGCGACTTCAGCGCGACCGCGTGCGCGACCAGGCACGATTTCTGGCGAGCGGCGACGTGGACGGTTTCCGCGAGCAATTCGGAAATCTGCGCCCCTCGTAG
- the purD gene encoding phosphoribosylamine--glycine ligase, with protein sequence MNILLLGSGGREDALAWRLRQSPSCDRLVAAPGNPGIARWAECVAVDPCDPQAVETLANQIAADLVVIGPEAPLVAGVSDRLRASGFAVFGPSSAAAQLEGSKGFTKDLCKANGIPTADYVRVERVSDALAALESFCAPVVVKADGLAAGKGVTVAASREEAEQAIRRAGDGPMVIEEFLQGEEASLFALVDGEVVVPLASAQDHKRVGEGDTGPNTGGMGAYAPAPVLSPALERRAIEEVVRPTARAMVAAGTPFSGILYAGLMLTDEGPKLIEYNVRFGDPECQAIMPLVEGDLAALLLATATGRLHQAPPPALSKQHAVTVVIAADGYPGTPAPGGGIAGLEEAERIEGVTVFQAGTSLSGGELVASGGRVLAVTAVADSFAEARARAYRGVDEVRYDQGFCRRDIGWRELQRESA encoded by the coding sequence ATGAACATCCTGCTTCTGGGCTCGGGCGGACGGGAAGATGCGCTGGCGTGGCGGCTGAGGCAATCGCCCAGTTGCGACCGTCTTGTCGCCGCGCCTGGCAATCCGGGCATTGCGCGCTGGGCGGAATGCGTTGCTGTCGATCCGTGCGATCCGCAAGCGGTTGAAACACTCGCGAACCAGATTGCTGCCGACCTGGTCGTGATCGGGCCGGAGGCGCCGCTGGTGGCCGGAGTTTCCGACCGCCTTCGCGCGTCAGGGTTTGCCGTGTTCGGACCAAGCTCCGCAGCGGCCCAGCTCGAGGGGTCCAAGGGCTTCACCAAGGATCTTTGCAAAGCGAACGGGATCCCAACCGCCGATTATGTGCGGGTTGAACGGGTCTCCGACGCGCTCGCCGCCCTGGAATCTTTCTGTGCCCCGGTGGTCGTCAAGGCCGATGGTCTTGCTGCCGGGAAGGGCGTGACCGTGGCTGCGAGTCGCGAGGAGGCGGAGCAAGCGATCCGCCGCGCCGGCGACGGGCCAATGGTCATCGAGGAATTCCTGCAAGGCGAAGAAGCCAGCCTGTTCGCGCTGGTCGATGGCGAGGTCGTGGTTCCGCTGGCATCGGCGCAGGACCATAAGCGGGTCGGCGAAGGCGACACGGGTCCCAACACCGGCGGGATGGGCGCTTATGCCCCTGCTCCAGTGCTTAGCCCGGCGCTTGAGCGTCGCGCCATTGAAGAGGTCGTCAGGCCGACGGCTCGGGCGATGGTGGCGGCGGGAACACCATTCTCGGGAATTCTGTACGCCGGCCTTATGCTGACCGACGAAGGGCCCAAGCTCATCGAATATAACGTTCGGTTCGGCGATCCCGAGTGCCAGGCGATCATGCCGTTGGTCGAAGGCGATCTTGCCGCCTTGTTGCTCGCCACCGCCACGGGTCGGCTGCATCAGGCTCCGCCGCCCGCCTTGTCCAAGCAACATGCCGTTACGGTCGTCATCGCCGCCGACGGCTATCCGGGCACGCCTGCCCCCGGCGGCGGCATCGCGGGCCTGGAGGAGGCCGAGCGGATCGAGGGCGTCACCGTTTTCCAGGCCGGCACGTCATTGTCGGGGGGTGAACTGGTCGCGAGCGGCGGGCGGGTGCTTGCGGTAACTGCGGTTGCCGACAGCTTCGCCGAGGCGCGAGCCCGTGCCTACCGCGGGGTTGATGAGGTCCGCTATGATCAGGGCTTCTGCCGGCGCGACATCGGCTGGCGCGAACTTCAGCGGGAGAGCGCCTGA
- the xseA gene encoding exodeoxyribonuclease VII large subunit, with amino-acid sequence MFMNFPDSDRAGLLADVPPGDNSPPMSVGELSGALKRTVEAAFDKVRVRGEISGFKRHASGHCYFTLKDDAACIDAVIWRGNAGTLAFRPEDGAEVIATGKLTTYPGRSKYQIVIDRMELAGEGALMALLERRRRALAEQGLFDVARKRSLPFLPRVIGVVTSPTGAVIRDILHRLEDRCPTRVIVWPVPVQGEGAAAKVAAAIRGFAEFAPGGDLPRPDLLIVARGGGSIEDLWAFNEEEVVRAAAESPIPLISAVGHETDTTLIDHASDRRAPTPTAAAEMAVPVRAELLAQLADLQHRGRSCLSRHVDRSRERLALTACRWPEPSDLFAPAAQRVDELGERLPRALSARAGHARADLAGVAPRLRHQLLLDRVTRGHERLGAMWAMAELAHPERPLRRGFVRVTDGAGATVTAAAAARTSGSLSLHFADGAVQATVEGEARPARLERTRAKPYVAPQPGLFDGAEE; translated from the coding sequence ATGTTCATGAATTTTCCCGACAGTGATCGCGCTGGCCTGTTAGCGGACGTGCCGCCCGGCGACAATTCGCCGCCGATGAGCGTCGGTGAGCTATCGGGCGCGCTGAAGCGGACCGTCGAGGCCGCGTTCGACAAAGTGCGCGTCCGGGGCGAGATCAGCGGGTTCAAGCGCCATGCGTCGGGCCACTGCTACTTCACGCTGAAGGATGACGCTGCCTGTATCGATGCCGTGATCTGGCGCGGCAACGCCGGCACGCTCGCCTTCCGACCGGAAGATGGCGCCGAGGTCATCGCGACCGGCAAGCTGACAACCTACCCGGGCCGTTCCAAATATCAGATCGTCATCGACCGGATGGAGCTTGCCGGAGAGGGGGCGCTGATGGCGCTGCTGGAGCGCCGGCGCAGAGCCTTGGCCGAACAAGGGCTGTTCGACGTCGCGCGCAAGCGGTCGTTGCCGTTCCTGCCGCGTGTGATCGGCGTTGTGACATCACCAACGGGCGCCGTGATCCGCGACATCCTCCACCGGCTGGAGGATCGTTGTCCAACACGGGTAATCGTCTGGCCGGTGCCTGTCCAAGGCGAAGGCGCAGCCGCGAAGGTGGCGGCGGCAATCCGCGGCTTTGCGGAGTTTGCACCGGGCGGCGACCTGCCACGCCCTGACCTGTTGATCGTTGCTCGTGGCGGTGGGTCGATCGAGGATCTCTGGGCGTTCAACGAAGAAGAGGTGGTCCGCGCCGCAGCGGAGTCTCCGATACCCCTGATTTCCGCCGTCGGGCACGAAACGGACACCACTTTAATCGATCATGCATCAGACCGGCGTGCACCAACGCCGACGGCCGCCGCCGAGATGGCCGTGCCGGTCCGGGCCGAACTCCTGGCGCAGCTCGCCGACCTGCAGCATCGCGGACGGTCATGCCTTTCGCGACACGTCGATCGTTCGCGCGAGCGCTTGGCGCTCACCGCGTGCCGCTGGCCCGAGCCGTCCGATCTCTTCGCTCCCGCCGCTCAGCGCGTGGACGAGCTTGGTGAGCGCTTGCCGCGCGCCCTGTCGGCGAGGGCAGGTCATGCACGGGCAGATTTGGCAGGAGTGGCGCCGCGCCTCCGCCATCAATTGTTGCTCGACCGGGTCACGCGAGGGCATGAACGGCTAGGCGCAATGTGGGCCATGGCCGAGCTTGCTCATCCCGAGCGGCCGCTAAGGCGCGGGTTCGTCCGGGTGACCGACGGCGCCGGCGCAACCGTGACCGCCGCCGCAGCCGCCCGCACATCGGGGAGCCTCAGCCTTCACTTCGCCGACGGTGCGGTTCAGGCGACGGTAGAAGGGGAGGCTCGTCCCGCCCGTCTTGAGCGAACCCGGGCGAAACCCTATGTCGCGCCGCAGCCCGGACTGTTCGACGGCGCGGAGGAGTAG
- a CDS encoding DUF2093 domain-containing protein has product MLMTGAGREAKLHYLAGTFRVLSSGDHVVCAVSGRRIPLQELRYWSVARQEPYADAAASLRAEQAASGE; this is encoded by the coding sequence ATGTTGATGACTGGAGCGGGGAGGGAGGCTAAGCTGCACTATCTCGCCGGCACTTTTCGCGTGCTCTCCTCCGGCGATCATGTCGTCTGCGCTGTTAGCGGTCGCCGCATTCCGCTTCAGGAACTACGCTACTGGAGTGTTGCGCGGCAGGAACCATATGCCGATGCCGCCGCCAGTCTGAGGGCCGAGCAAGCCGCTTCCGGGGAATAA
- a CDS encoding TonB-dependent receptor, whose protein sequence is MKKSILRASSALRAVAFIGAGATTAFIAATPAAAQQDYTRGSIEGRVTNEAGQPLSGATVTLRSNEQGFGRTVTAGADGRFQFNQLPTGSYTVTIRGSAGEIVNDPAVNVVAGKSSNFEYTAVAGNTGAVEGEATPEATAGGGGSIVVTGRRRQVNDLGSTTTGLSIDVARLVENVPVPRTQSGLILLAPGTNSGDAQFADCTDCVSFGGATIAENSYYVNGLNTTNFRTMVGNSLVPFEFYRTFDVRTGGWTAEFGRALGGVTSAVTKSGSNNFETGAVITYNPSWGYSHAPNTFLNTNGDLKQRNDNDFDENVTANFYASGAIIRDRLFFYGLFSPRYDRQDDTSVSGGFRFKSKSTTPFYGFKLDAIPIDGHRLEGTMWSDDRTIYTDYLPVDSDGVVTGASIGREKNRIGGKNWIGQYTGQFTDFFTLSLLYGRNNYRRQDVVSGSPVPILQSTLLGTLTTAPGSGVPIAPTDGKDRRTVYRADADVYVNALGRHHFRFGVDQENLESEENTFYTGDRIYRFTPTYIRTRTYLNQGGFESKQRAYYIQDSWDLFNERLNLNLGLRNDNYKNYSIEGIKFIEMKNQWAPRLGASFDVFGDKNTKINAFYGKYYLGVPTNTNIRLGGAETFYEQRFNYATGVSGAVFDPETGIPIGQGFDNNGAPLLGTVRAGSACPRSDLAQAPPARRSSLMVPQDRLTRLLLKI, encoded by the coding sequence ATGAAGAAATCCATCCTTCGCGCCAGCTCCGCACTCCGTGCGGTGGCGTTTATCGGCGCGGGTGCAACTACGGCGTTTATTGCCGCCACGCCCGCGGCTGCTCAGCAGGACTACACTCGCGGCTCCATTGAAGGCCGCGTCACGAACGAAGCTGGCCAGCCTCTTAGCGGCGCGACGGTTACGCTGCGCTCCAACGAGCAGGGCTTTGGACGCACCGTCACCGCTGGCGCCGACGGTCGCTTTCAGTTCAACCAGCTGCCGACCGGCTCGTACACCGTTACGATTCGCGGATCTGCCGGTGAGATCGTCAACGATCCTGCCGTCAACGTTGTCGCGGGTAAGTCCTCGAACTTCGAGTACACCGCCGTTGCAGGTAACACTGGAGCTGTTGAAGGCGAAGCGACTCCGGAAGCTACCGCTGGTGGCGGCGGCTCCATCGTCGTCACCGGCCGTCGTCGCCAGGTCAACGACCTCGGCTCGACCACGACCGGCCTCAGCATCGACGTGGCTCGCCTCGTCGAGAACGTTCCCGTTCCCCGCACCCAGAGCGGCCTGATCCTGCTCGCTCCGGGCACCAACTCCGGCGACGCCCAGTTCGCGGACTGCACCGACTGCGTCAGCTTCGGCGGCGCAACGATCGCCGAGAACAGCTATTACGTGAACGGCCTCAACACCACCAACTTCCGCACCATGGTTGGCAACAGCCTGGTGCCGTTCGAGTTCTACCGTACCTTTGACGTCCGTACGGGCGGCTGGACGGCAGAATTCGGCCGCGCGCTTGGTGGCGTGACTTCCGCCGTTACAAAGTCCGGTTCCAACAACTTTGAGACTGGTGCGGTCATTACGTACAACCCCAGCTGGGGCTACTCGCACGCGCCGAACACCTTCCTGAACACGAATGGTGATCTCAAGCAGCGCAACGACAACGACTTTGACGAAAACGTCACCGCGAACTTCTATGCTTCGGGTGCGATCATCAGGGACCGCCTGTTCTTCTACGGCCTCTTCTCGCCGCGCTACGATCGCCAGGACGACACCAGCGTTTCCGGTGGTTTCCGCTTCAAGTCGAAGTCCACGACGCCATTCTACGGCTTCAAGCTCGACGCGATTCCGATCGACGGTCACCGTCTCGAAGGAACGATGTGGTCGGACGACCGCACCATCTACACCGACTACCTTCCGGTTGACAGCGATGGCGTGGTCACGGGCGCCAGCATCGGCCGTGAGAAGAACCGAATCGGCGGCAAGAACTGGATTGGTCAATACACCGGCCAGTTCACCGACTTCTTCACTCTGTCGCTTCTTTATGGTCGCAACAACTATCGTCGTCAGGACGTCGTCAGCGGATCGCCCGTTCCGATTCTGCAGTCGACCCTTCTCGGTACCCTGACCACGGCTCCGGGTTCGGGCGTGCCGATTGCTCCGACCGACGGCAAGGATCGTCGTACGGTGTATCGTGCCGACGCGGACGTCTACGTCAACGCGCTCGGCCGTCACCACTTCCGGTTCGGTGTGGACCAGGAGAACTTGGAGTCGGAGGAGAACACCTTCTACACCGGTGATCGCATCTATCGTTTCACGCCGACGTACATTCGCACTCGTACCTACCTCAACCAGGGCGGGTTCGAATCGAAGCAGCGCGCTTACTACATCCAGGACAGCTGGGACCTCTTCAACGAGCGCCTCAACCTGAACCTGGGTCTGCGCAACGACAACTATAAGAACTACAGCATCGAAGGCATCAAGTTTATCGAGATGAAGAACCAGTGGGCTCCGCGCCTGGGTGCTTCGTTCGACGTCTTTGGTGACAAGAACACCAAGATCAACGCGTTCTACGGCAAGTACTATCTTGGCGTTCCGACGAACACGAACATTCGTCTTGGCGGCGCTGAGACCTTCTACGAGCAGCGCTTCAATTACGCGACTGGTGTAAGTGGTGCGGTGTTCGATCCGGAGACGGGCATCCCGATCGGTCAGGGCTTCGATAACAACGGAGCTCCGCTACTCGGCACTGTCCGCGCGGGTTCGGCCTGTCCCCGTTCGGACCTGGCGCAGGCTCCACCTGCCAGACGGTCTTCTCTGATGGTTCCGCAGGACCGACTGACACGCTTGTTGCTGAAGATCTGA
- a CDS encoding tetratricopeptide repeat-containing sulfotransferase family protein has translation MKSNPLESLRAALVSRNREQVNCAAGALINERAVLGRTWQSIAAALIANGECGLAISAADRLVADLGGDYSSRYAAAYVRYQCGRATDAWAILTQAASFGGPSGRTEQLSYLNFRASLALLIGEKAEARRSAQEALSIDPRSGQAWLSLSEVADFRGPDSAAAEQLESAYRAGASAPAESVMLRQAAGRARHQLKAFVSAFEAFKAAADDQIRRIGSVPRRRDLVGISTGFTPELIGTVADRIHVPHDRAIFVTGLPRSGTTLVEQILTSHSSVNNGEELGFFRIIGEEIGGIDAASFVRWLERGNDPNDLVRLYMHLASERFGPEGRFVDKTVEAGNYMGLLLALFPHAPKFWLRRDPADNGWSAFRTMFAKGVTWSWDLGDIGHRLSQEDRIAEYWTAASGSISFVDYAGLVREPQRQIPLIAGAAGLDLQPSMLSPHETRRTVSSASVNQVRQPINLEGLGVADPYRKWLGPMIEAYTG, from the coding sequence GTGAAATCCAACCCGCTCGAGTCACTTCGCGCCGCCCTGGTTTCCAGGAACCGTGAGCAGGTCAACTGCGCGGCCGGGGCGCTGATCAACGAACGGGCCGTGCTTGGCCGCACCTGGCAAAGCATCGCAGCCGCCCTGATCGCCAACGGGGAGTGCGGGCTTGCTATCAGCGCCGCCGATCGTCTGGTTGCGGATTTGGGAGGCGATTATTCGAGCCGTTACGCGGCGGCATATGTTCGATATCAGTGCGGCCGCGCGACCGATGCATGGGCGATCCTGACCCAGGCCGCGTCATTCGGCGGTCCGAGTGGCCGGACGGAGCAGCTGTCGTACCTCAATTTCCGCGCTTCCCTTGCGCTACTTATCGGCGAAAAGGCGGAGGCTCGGCGGAGCGCTCAGGAGGCGCTTTCAATCGATCCGCGTTCCGGCCAAGCATGGCTGAGCTTGAGCGAAGTGGCGGATTTTCGCGGGCCTGACTCGGCGGCGGCGGAGCAGCTTGAGAGTGCCTATCGCGCGGGCGCTTCTGCACCTGCAGAATCGGTCATGCTGCGCCAGGCCGCAGGGCGTGCTCGCCATCAGTTGAAAGCATTCGTTTCTGCGTTCGAGGCATTCAAGGCGGCTGCCGATGACCAGATTCGAAGGATCGGAAGCGTGCCTCGACGCCGTGACCTCGTCGGCATATCAACCGGCTTCACGCCCGAACTGATTGGCACGGTGGCTGACCGCATCCACGTTCCGCATGACCGTGCGATTTTCGTCACCGGCTTGCCGCGGTCGGGCACCACGCTGGTTGAACAGATCCTCACCAGCCATTCCTCGGTCAACAACGGGGAGGAACTCGGCTTCTTCCGTATCATCGGCGAAGAGATCGGCGGGATTGACGCGGCGAGCTTCGTCCGATGGCTCGAACGCGGAAACGACCCCAACGATCTCGTTCGGCTTTACATGCATCTTGCGTCCGAGCGCTTCGGACCGGAGGGCCGCTTCGTGGACAAGACGGTGGAGGCGGGCAATTACATGGGCCTGCTGCTTGCCTTGTTTCCACATGCTCCGAAATTCTGGCTCCGGCGCGATCCCGCCGATAACGGATGGTCCGCGTTCCGGACCATGTTCGCCAAAGGTGTGACCTGGAGTTGGGACCTGGGAGACATCGGTCATCGGCTGTCGCAGGAGGACCGCATTGCCGAATATTGGACCGCCGCTTCCGGTTCGATCAGCTTCGTGGACTATGCAGGACTAGTACGCGAACCACAGCGGCAGATCCCGCTGATCGCAGGCGCGGCCGGCCTCGACTTACAGCCATCGATGTTGAGCCCACATGAAACGCGCCGGACTGTTTCCAGCGCGAGCGTGAACCAGGTTCGTCAGCCCATCAATCTTGAAGGTCTGGGAGTGGCCGATCCGTACCGGAAATGGCTCGGGCCGATGATCGAAGCCTACACGGGCTGA
- a CDS encoding DUF6491 family protein has translation MISRLTLAASTALLCAVPATSQPLPPQAAIHHANNGGIRDWYASNDAGLYLRDRTNRWYYAQFTHRCPGVLDGMTVLFDTHGDHRFDRSSTVRTKTMTCAVRSLVRTQAPAEKGGRHNNIR, from the coding sequence ATGATCAGCCGACTCACCCTCGCCGCCAGCACAGCCTTGTTGTGCGCCGTCCCCGCCACGTCTCAGCCACTGCCCCCGCAAGCCGCCATCCATCACGCCAACAACGGCGGTATTCGCGACTGGTATGCATCAAACGACGCGGGTCTTTACCTGCGCGACCGAACCAACCGCTGGTATTATGCGCAATTCACCCATCGTTGCCCCGGCGTTCTCGATGGCATGACGGTCCTGTTCGATACGCACGGCGACCATCGTTTCGATCGTTCGTCAACCGTTCGCACCAAAACGATGACCTGCGCGGTTCGCAGTCTCGTCCGGACTCAAGCGCCCGCTGAAAAGGGCGGGCGACACAACAACATCCGCTAA